Genomic DNA from Paucidesulfovibrio longus DSM 6739:
GCCCGGACGTGGCCGCCGCCATCGGCGACCTGACCGACTCCATCCGCGTTCGCCAGGACAGCCTCGGCCCCAAGCTCGTGGCGCGCAACGCCTCGGCCACCGCCATGGTGGCCGGGTTGCTCGCCGCCGCCCTGATCCTGGGCACGCTCATCGCCCTCTCCCTCGCGCGGAGCATCGCCCTGCCCCTGCGCCGGGCCACCAGGGTCATGGAGCACATCCGGCTCGGCAGACTCGACCAGCGCGTGGGCATCGCGCAGAAGGACGAGGTCGGCCGCCTCGCCAGGGCCGTGGACGATTTCGCCGACACCCTGGCCGCCTTTTCGGAGCTGTTGCGGCGCATGGGCCAGGGGGATTTTTCCATGCAGGTGCCCCTGCAAAGCGCGGAAGACGAAATGGGCAGGGCCGCGCAACAGATGGTGGAGGGAGTCCGCGCCCTGGCCATGGGCGCGCGCCGCGCCGCGGAGCAGGTCAACGCGGGAGCCGAGGAAATGCTCGACTCCAGCCAGAGCCTCTCCCAGGCCGCCACGCAGCAGGCCGCGTCCGTGGAGGAAATCACCAGCACCATGCAGGTCATCGGCTCCCAGGCCAGAACCAACGCGGACAACGCGGCCAAGGCCCACGCCCTCGGCCAGGAGGCCGAAGCGTCGGCCCAGTCCGGCGTCCGAGAGATGGACGGCCTCGTGGGAGCCATGCACGACCTGAACGAATCCAGCAGGAACATCGCCAGGATCATCAAGGTCATCGACGAGATCGCCTTCCAGACCAACCTGCTGGCGCTCAACGCCGCTGTGGAGGCTGCCCGCGCGGGCAAGCACGGGCGCGGTTTCGCCGTGGTGGCCAACGAGGTCCGCAACCTGGCCTCGCGCAGCGCCAAGGCCGCCGAGGAGACCGAAACCCTCATCGAGGCCACCCTGGGCAAGGTCGCCCAGGGCACCAGGCAGGCCAACCGGACCGCCGAGATGTTGGATGAGATCGTGGACATCGGGCATCGCTCCGCGCTGCTCGTGGGCGAGATCGCCACGGCCTCGGAAGAGCAAGCCAAGGGCGCAGCCGAAGTGGGCATCGCCCTGGATCAGGTCCAGAGCGTCACCCAGGACAACACGGCCCAGGCCGAAGAGGTCGCGGCGGCGGCCACCGAGCTTTCCTCGCAGTCCCAGGCCCTGCGGCGGCTGATCAACAGATTCCGCATCGGCGACGGCAGGCTCCGCGAACTTTCCGCATCCTGCCCCGACGAATGCGCCGGGCCGGACGCGCCCGAAGCCGAGGCGCAGGACATTCCCCCCGCGGATGTGCCGCCCGTGAACCTGACTCCCGTTGATCCGGTCCTTGCGGACGTGCCCCCTGCGGAAGCCGATCCGCAAGCCGCGACGGCAGGACCGACGGAAGCCACGGAAGCGATGGAAGCGATGGAAGCGATGGAAGCGATGGAAGCGATGGAAAATGCGGCAATGCGGCATGCCGATGCGGACGCCCGGAAAGATTTCCTCCCCTCCGCAGAGGCGGAAAGCGATCCTGCCGCCGCAGCGCAAGACGCGAACACGGATACGGCGCGGAACGCACCGCAAGGGGAGAACCCTCCCCGCGAGAACATGGACGAATTCGTCCTTCCCGACCAGGTCATCGCCCTGGACGACGAAGAATTCGGCCGCTATTGATCCGGCCGCTGTTGATCCGGCGCAAAGACGGAACGGCCGGCCGTCACTCCTGGATTTCCCGCCCCAGGCAACGGAAGGAAATGCCCTGCTGGCCCTGGGTTCCGATCATCACCGTCTCGATGATCGGGGCGTTGACCGTCTTGTCCGCGCGCCAGCGCACCACGAAGTTGGCCCCGGAGCCGCCCGAGGAATCGCTCTCGTCCACGAGGATTTCCCGCGTGGCCAGCGGCCCCAGACGTTCCGGCTTGAGCAGGTGAACCTTCACCAGCTTGCCCTGCGTGTCGTAATAGTCCACGCTGGTGAGCATGACCGCGTTGCGGGGATCGGTGTTGCGAATGCTCAGCGTCACCGCGAGGGCGAAGGGCCGCGACTTGGAGCCGTGGTAAATGTGCGAATAGGCGGGCACGTACACGGTCTGTCCCGTGGATAGATCCTGCGCGAAGACGCTGCCCGGCCAGGCGGCCAGCAACAGCGCTGAGACGATCGCAAAACGCAAGACGCTCATCGATACCTCCTGTTCCTGATGTTCACGCTTTCTCCATTACGTTACGGCGCGCTCCCGCGCAACGAACTTCGGATTGTTTCGAACCCGTTTTTCCCGCGCCCCACTTGCCCCGGCCCGTCTGCGGCGGTATGAAGCGGCATGAACAAGAACGCCCCCAAGAAGATGAATGCGGACCCGCAGCTCCAGGAATCGGAACGCACCCTGATCAACGAGGCCCAGCTCCTGCTGGCCGAGAAGCGCACCTCCCTGGCGGCCATGCGCACGGGCATCGCCATCGTGGCCCTGCCCATGTCCATCGTCAGCGTGCTCGTGGCCACCTCCAAACTCTACAACCCGCTTGACGTCCTCTACCTCATCGGACCGCTCCTGCTGCTCTGCGGCGCGCTGATCCTCTTCGGCATCTTCCTGATGCTGCGCTCCCTGCTGCGCATCCGCCACCAGGACAGCCTGATCCTGCGCATCAAGCGCGCGCATCCGCGCCTCGCGGACCTCATCGACCCGGCCTGAGGCGCACGCCCCGGCGCGAGGCGTCCAAGCCCCTTGCCCGCCCCCGTTTTCCGGGGTTGACCGTCCGTGCCCGCCGGGAGTATTCAGGTCTTCCCTTCCCGCAAACCTCCCGAACCGGACGGAAATCCCGACGTGCCGAACCTTCTTCTGCTCGCCTTGCTGGCGACCTTTCCTTCGTTGTCCACGGACATGTACCTGCCCGCCATCCCGCTTTTGGAGCGGATCTGGGGAATTTCCCTGCCCCTGGCCAACCTTTCCCTCGTGGTCTTCTTCGCCAGCTTCAGCTTCTTCCTTCTGGTGCACGGCCCGCTCTCGGACCGCTTCGGCCGCAGGCCCGTGCTGCTCTGGGGCATCCTGCTCTTCATCGCGGGCAGCCTGAGCTGCGCCCTGTCCACGTCCATCGGCATGCTCATCGCGGCGCGCGCGGTCCAGGCCGCCGGAGCCGCAGCGGCTTCGTCCCTGTCCCTGGCCCTGTCCAAGGATCTCTATTCCGGCCAGGACCGCCAGCGCATCCTCGCCTATATCGCCGTGATCCTCTCGGTCTGCCCCATGCTCGCGCCGACCCTCGGCAGCTGGGTCATGCTCGTGGCCTCCTGGCGCTGGATCTTCGTCTGCCAGGCGGTGCTGGCCCTGGCCGGGCTCTACGGCTCCTTCCGGCTCAAGGAGCCGCTCGCGAACCGCACCAGGGGCGGCGTCCTGGCCGTGGCCGGACGCTATCTCGTGCTGCTGCGCAACGGCCGATTCCTGCTCGTGACCCTGGCCTTCTCGATCATGTCCATGCCCCACTTCGCCTACATCGGCGGCTCGTCGAGCATATTCATCTCGGATTTCGGCGTCAGCGAGCAGGCCTACGGCATCTATTTCGGAATCAACGCGCTTGGCCTGATGCTCGGCGCCATGCTCTGCTCGCGCATCGGCGCGGCCCGCGACGGCGGCTTCGTGCTGAACACGGCCCTGTTCGGGCTGCTCGCTTCGGGCTGCGCCCTGCTGCTCACGGGCGGCTCGACCCCGCTCCGACTGGTGCTGCCCATGTTCTGCTGCACCTTTTTCCTGGGCCTCTCCCGGCCCATCAGCAACAACATGGTTCTGGAGCAGGTCGAATCCGACGTGGGCGCAGCCTCTTCCGTGCTGACCTTCTGCATCTTCACCCTGGGCGCGTTCGGCATGTGGCTGATCTCGCTGGACTGGCACAGCAAGCCCATGCTCGTGGGCGTTCTTGCCGTGCTCGGCGCCCTGACCCCGCTGGCGGCCATGCGCCTCTTCCGGAGGATCGAACGCCGCGATGCGGAACGCAAAAGCGGCTGAGGTCCGCGCGGGGATTCCGGACTTCCCCTGCGGGGAAAAAGCGTGGTAGACGGGAGGAGCCGGAAGCGTTCGCCCGGCAAAGCCCAAAGGACACGAACATGATCGACTTCCGCATCGACAGGGAGCGCTGCGTGCAGTGCGGCGAGTGCGCCCAGGACTGCCCCATGCAGATCATCTCCATGGATTCCGGATATCCGGACGTGCCGCCCGAAAAGGAAAGCATCTGCATCAACTGCCAGCACTGCCTGGCCATCTGCCCTTCCGAGGCGCTCTCCATCCACGGCAGCCGCCCGGAGGACAGC
This window encodes:
- a CDS encoding DUF3124 domain-containing protein, whose protein sequence is MSVLRFAIVSALLLAAWPGSVFAQDLSTGQTVYVPAYSHIYHGSKSRPFALAVTLSIRNTDPRNAVMLTSVDYYDTQGKLVKVHLLKPERLGPLATREILVDESDSSGGSGANFVVRWRADKTVNAPIIETVMIGTQGQQGISFRCLGREIQE
- a CDS encoding methyl-accepting chemotaxis protein, giving the protein MRNHLPKGLSVPWFRDRGIGLKIGVGFGVILLFFLSAGATTYHALQSASDGFVEYRAIARSTNLLDKVQTDLLNIRDTVKDYLITGSEDALKSYDSHITATRARLASTKSEMDEPERIARLAEVEAKLARYDEAFGQIVALRKKRDHLVDDVIYVLGSQMGEQINDLFQRFQATGNADALYQLGNALKYLNTGRLYVSRFLDTGDAAQVDSADSELFLFEDYLFALEQILDEYSLKTLGEIKKSLASYKDALAQAVGTVQRQDVLADEIIEKIGPDVAAAIGDLTDSIRVRQDSLGPKLVARNASATAMVAGLLAAALILGTLIALSLARSIALPLRRATRVMEHIRLGRLDQRVGIAQKDEVGRLARAVDDFADTLAAFSELLRRMGQGDFSMQVPLQSAEDEMGRAAQQMVEGVRALAMGARRAAEQVNAGAEEMLDSSQSLSQAATQQAASVEEITSTMQVIGSQARTNADNAAKAHALGQEAEASAQSGVREMDGLVGAMHDLNESSRNIARIIKVIDEIAFQTNLLALNAAVEAARAGKHGRGFAVVANEVRNLASRSAKAAEETETLIEATLGKVAQGTRQANRTAEMLDEIVDIGHRSALLVGEIATASEEQAKGAAEVGIALDQVQSVTQDNTAQAEEVAAAATELSSQSQALRRLINRFRIGDGRLRELSASCPDECAGPDAPEAEAQDIPPADVPPVNLTPVDPVLADVPPAEADPQAATAGPTEATEAMEAMEAMEAMEAMENAAMRHADADARKDFLPSAEAESDPAAAAQDANTDTARNAPQGENPPRENMDEFVLPDQVIALDDEEFGRY
- a CDS encoding Bcr/CflA family efflux MFS transporter, whose product is MPNLLLLALLATFPSLSTDMYLPAIPLLERIWGISLPLANLSLVVFFASFSFFLLVHGPLSDRFGRRPVLLWGILLFIAGSLSCALSTSIGMLIAARAVQAAGAAAASSLSLALSKDLYSGQDRQRILAYIAVILSVCPMLAPTLGSWVMLVASWRWIFVCQAVLALAGLYGSFRLKEPLANRTRGGVLAVAGRYLVLLRNGRFLLVTLAFSIMSMPHFAYIGGSSSIFISDFGVSEQAYGIYFGINALGLMLGAMLCSRIGAARDGGFVLNTALFGLLASGCALLLTGGSTPLRLVLPMFCCTFFLGLSRPISNNMVLEQVESDVGAASSVLTFCIFTLGAFGMWLISLDWHSKPMLVGVLAVLGALTPLAAMRLFRRIERRDAERKSG